One part of the Treponema peruense genome encodes these proteins:
- a CDS encoding carbohydrate ABC transporter permease: MKNTELNKSKKWNDEARAGLLFVIAPVVGFFLFTAGPFLFSIFASFTSWDSMTDLTSLHKMDEIDRSFFYVGFENYKELFSDPDFWHSLWNTFVYMIGIPLGMIWAFSLALAFNKELPGVKVYRVIYYIPVVSSIVAVSLLWSWLYNGDYGLLNQFLNWAFGVKGPNWLQNEHTVKPAIMLMCVWRGVGNTALLYLGGLQNLPKSYYEAAVIDGASGWTIFRKITWPLMQPISFYIIITGIIGGAQMIVEPQIMTPTGGPDYSSATIVFYIWQKAFGSADLKGYACAASWVLAIIVFVVTAIQFKLSPASENYLE, from the coding sequence TACTGAATTAAACAAATCAAAGAAGTGGAATGATGAGGCGCGCGCCGGTCTTCTTTTTGTAATAGCGCCTGTCGTGGGATTTTTTCTTTTTACGGCCGGACCATTCCTGTTTTCTATCTTTGCCAGTTTTACCAGTTGGGATTCAATGACAGACCTTACAAGTCTTCATAAGATGGACGAGATAGACAGGTCATTTTTTTATGTTGGATTTGAAAACTACAAGGAACTTTTTTCTGACCCGGACTTCTGGCATTCTTTGTGGAATACCTTTGTCTACATGATTGGAATTCCTCTCGGAATGATATGGGCATTTTCACTTGCTCTTGCATTCAACAAGGAGCTTCCCGGAGTAAAAGTTTACCGTGTTATTTACTATATACCGGTTGTTTCTTCGATAGTTGCCGTTTCACTTTTGTGGAGCTGGCTTTATAACGGTGATTACGGTCTTTTAAACCAGTTTTTGAACTGGGCATTCGGTGTGAAAGGACCAAACTGGCTTCAGAATGAACATACTGTAAAGCCTGCAATTATGCTTATGTGTGTCTGGCGCGGAGTCGGAAACACGGCACTTTTGTACCTTGGCGGACTTCAGAATCTTCCGAAGTCATACTACGAGGCTGCAGTTATTGACGGAGCCAGCGGCTGGACTATTTTCAGAAAGATTACCTGGCCTTTGATGCAGCCTATTTCCTTCTATATTATCATTACCGGAATAATCGGCGGTGCACAGATGATAGTTGAACCGCAGATAATGACACCGACCGGAGGACCTGACTACAGTTCTGCTACAATAGTATTCTATATCTGGCAGAAAGCTTTTGGTTCTGCAGATCTTAAGGGATATGCATGTGCAGCATCTTGGGTACTTGCAATTATCGTATTCGTCGTTACGGCGATTCAGTTTAAGCTGAGCCCTGCCAGTGAAAACTATCTGGAATAG